A genomic segment from Variovorax paradoxus B4 encodes:
- the iscR gene encoding Fe-S cluster assembly transcriptional regulator IscR translates to MRLTTKGRFAVTAMIDLALRQNTGPVTLAAISQRQQISLSYLEQLFGKLRRHELVESTRGPGGGYSLGRKAADITVADIIVSVDEPIDATQCGGKENCLGEAGRCMTHELWASLNQRMVEFLDSVTLQKLVDDQIAKGVQIENKPVVKRAISAQPVVKPIRVNAPNSVFALGNAFAKS, encoded by the coding sequence ATGCGTCTCACTACCAAAGGCCGTTTTGCGGTCACAGCAATGATCGATCTGGCGCTGCGTCAGAACACCGGTCCGGTCACGCTGGCTGCGATCAGCCAGCGGCAGCAGATTTCATTGTCGTATCTCGAACAGCTGTTCGGCAAGCTGCGCCGCCACGAGCTGGTCGAGTCGACCCGCGGCCCCGGCGGCGGCTACAGCCTCGGCCGCAAGGCTGCGGATATCACCGTCGCAGACATCATTGTTTCCGTCGATGAGCCCATCGATGCCACGCAATGCGGCGGCAAGGAAAACTGCCTCGGCGAAGCCGGCCGCTGCATGACGCACGAGCTCTGGGCCTCGCTGAACCAGCGCATGGTCGAGTTCCTGGATTCCGTCACGCTGCAGAAGCTGGTCGACGACCAGATCGCCAAGGGCGTGCAGATCGAGAACAAGCCGGTCGTCAAGCGCGCCATTTCCGCGCAGCCGGTGGTCAAGCCGATTCGCGTGAACGCGCCGAATTCGGTGTTTGCCCTCGGCAACGCCTTCGCGAAGTCCTGA
- a CDS encoding IscS subfamily cysteine desulfurase, with translation MDVTPHFPIYLDYGATTPVDPRVVDAMIPWLREHFGNPASRSHAWGWEAEEAVEKARGQVAELINADPREIVWTSGATESINLALKGAAQFYKGKGKHLITLKTEHKAVLDTMRELERQGFEVTYLDVEENGLVDLEKFKAAIRPDTILASVLFVNNEIGVIQDVVAIGNVCREKGIIFHVDSAQATGKIDIDITKLPVDLMSLASHKTYGPKGIGALYVRRKPRVRLEAQMHGGGHERGMRSGTLPTHQIVGMGEAYRIAKLEMKDDIAHARRLQKRLLDGLKDVEQVFINGDLEHRVPHNLNMSFNYVEGESLIMGIKGLAVSSGSACTSASLEPSYVLRALGRSDELAHSSLRMTIGRFTTEEEIDYAISTIKHNVAKLRELSPLWEMFQDGVDISTIQWSAH, from the coding sequence ATGGACGTCACTCCTCATTTCCCGATCTATCTCGATTACGGCGCCACCACGCCGGTCGACCCGCGTGTGGTCGATGCCATGATCCCCTGGTTGCGCGAGCACTTCGGCAACCCGGCGTCGCGCAGCCATGCCTGGGGCTGGGAGGCTGAAGAGGCGGTCGAAAAGGCGCGCGGCCAGGTGGCTGAGCTGATCAATGCGGACCCCCGTGAAATCGTCTGGACGTCGGGTGCGACCGAATCGATCAATCTCGCGCTCAAGGGCGCAGCCCAGTTCTACAAGGGCAAGGGCAAGCACCTGATCACCCTGAAGACCGAGCACAAGGCCGTGCTCGACACCATGCGCGAACTCGAGCGCCAGGGCTTTGAAGTCACCTACCTCGACGTCGAGGAAAACGGCCTCGTCGACCTTGAGAAGTTCAAGGCCGCGATCCGCCCCGACACCATCCTGGCCAGCGTGCTGTTCGTGAACAACGAAATCGGTGTGATCCAGGACGTGGTCGCGATCGGCAATGTCTGCCGCGAAAAGGGCATCATCTTCCACGTCGACTCGGCCCAGGCCACCGGCAAGATCGACATCGACATCACGAAGCTGCCCGTCGACCTGATGAGCCTCGCCTCGCACAAGACCTACGGCCCGAAGGGCATCGGCGCGCTGTACGTGCGCCGCAAGCCCCGCGTGCGGCTCGAGGCGCAGATGCACGGCGGCGGTCACGAGCGCGGCATGCGTTCGGGCACCTTGCCCACGCACCAGATCGTCGGCATGGGCGAGGCCTACCGCATCGCCAAGCTCGAAATGAAGGACGACATCGCCCATGCGCGCCGCCTGCAGAAGCGTCTGCTCGACGGCCTGAAGGACGTCGAGCAGGTGTTCATCAACGGCGACCTCGAACACCGTGTGCCGCACAACCTGAACATGAGCTTCAACTACGTCGAGGGCGAGTCGCTGATCATGGGCATCAAGGGCCTGGCGGTGTCGTCGGGCTCGGCCTGCACCTCGGCCAGCCTCGAGCCCAGCTACGTGCTGCGCGCCCTGGGCCGCAGCGACGAGCTGGCCCACAGCAGCCTGCGCATGACCATCGGCCGTTTCACGACCGAGGAAGAAATCGACTACGCCATCTCGACCATCAAGCACAACGTCGCGAAGCTGCGCGAGCTGAGCCCGCTGTGGGAGATGTTCCAGGACGGCGTCGACATCAGCACGATCCAGTGGTCGGCCCACTGA